A section of the Carassius auratus strain Wakin unplaced genomic scaffold, ASM336829v1 scaf_tig00027603, whole genome shotgun sequence genome encodes:
- the plpp2a gene encoding phospholipid phosphatase 2 — protein MSELKKNKLFMVLMDVVCVLVVAMPYIILTIIYQPYQRGVYCDDESIRYPYRSDTISHKMMAAVTISCSIIIITSGEAYLVYTKRLYSNSNFNQYAAALYKVLGTFLFGACVSQSLTDMAKYTIGRLRPNFMAVCAPEVCKGYVLVINCTGNLRNVTESRLSFYSGHSSFGMYCMLFLALYVQARMASKWARLLRPTIQFFLVAFAIYVGYTRVSDYKHHWSDVVVGLLQGALVAVLTVRYISDFFKERPPLCPDVENAENEDSERKPSLQIADTDRNHYSNSRPV, from the exons ATGTCAGAGCTGAAGAAGAACAAGTTGTTTATGGTGCTGATGGATGTCGTGTGTGTGCTCGTGG tGGCGATGCCATACATCATACTGACCATCATATACCAGCCGTACCAGCGTGGCGTTTACTGCGATGACGAGTCCATCCGCTACCCCTACAGATCAGACACCATCTCTCACAAAATGATGGCGGCTGTTACCATTTCCTGCTCCATCATTATC ATCACTTCTGGAGAGGCCTACCTGGTCTACACCAAACGTCTTTACTCCAATTCGAACTTTAACCAGTACGCTGCGGCGCTCTATAAAGTGTTGGGGACCTTTCTGTTCGGCGCGTGCGTGAGCCAGTCTCTGACCGATATGGCCAAGTACACCATTGGACGCTTGCGGCCCAACTTCATGGCGGTGTGTGCTCCAGAAGTGTGCAAGGGCTACGTTCTGGTGATCAACTGTACAGGAAACCTTCGTAACGTGACTGAATCCAG GCTGTCGTTCTACTCCGGTCACTCCTCCTTCGGGATGTACTGCATGTTGTTTCTGGCG CTGTATGTCCAGGCACGTATGGCATCAAAGTGGGCCCGCCTCCTCCGGCCCACAATACAGTTCTTCCTGGTGGCCTTTGCCATTTATGTGGGATACACGCGTGTGTCTGACTACAAGCACCACTGGAGCGACGTGGTGGTTGGTCTCCTGCAAGGGGCGCTGGTCGCGGTCCTCACG GTGCGATACATCTCTGACTTCTTCAAAGAGCGGCCCCCTCTCTGTCCAGATGTTGAAAATGCTGAAAACGAAGACAGCGAACGCAAGCCCAGCCTTCAGATTGCAGACACGGACAGAAACCATTACTCCAACAGCAGGCCTGTATGA